The nucleotide window TATTAGACAAGTTTCACGGAATAAAGTCGACGTTTCTCCTCTGAAAAATACTGGGCAAACCACTGCCGAGCTTTGGTGATCCTAATGGCAAAATACTGATTGTCTGGCTTGCACCTGTAACTCATGGCGGAAACAGAGCAGGAAGAATGTTTACTGATAATAGATCGTGGATTGGATGGCAAAAACACTATATGATAATAAATTAGCAACAAAGCCGACCGACCATGACATACATGATGGCTTTTTCTGATTGATTGGCTATGTTACAACCATAGTTAGGTGCGCGTCACCGAATGACAAGTCAACAAGGCAGAAGGTGCAAAACTGTTCAATATGCTTGGGAAAAGAGATGGAATATTTGCAAAATGTGTATGTCATTGTGTAGTTTGGAAGAATTGCGTTTGATGCTATATGTGGGATTTTAGCCATAAAAAAGGCAAAATTCTTTCATTGAAATGTGATAAAACTGGAAAAACACACTGTTTTGTCTAGCTATCATCCGAGCAGGCAAAACACCCAGACAGGTAGACTATGGGGTGAGTGGAATCAGATCTTTGTTCAAGCAAAAAAGCTTAACACAAGTAATTAAGAAAAACAAAAAGAAATTCGCCGATCAGAGCTTTACTCGTAAGTTGAGGAGCTTGATTGGGACGAAAGTCCAGAAGGTGAGGGAACTGATGGGAATCTGTCCCCGATTTGCTGTTCTGCAATTGCTGATGCCTCTTGGAGGATTTTTTCTGTCTCTTCGCTTGAAACATCGGATCCAACATTGAATGCATCGCCTGCCAGTGAGTCCATCATCAAACCGCTGAGTGTCTGTGTCATGGAGTTAAGCTCTGCATCTGCTTCTGGCATAAAGCGTCCAAGTGATGACTTGAGGCCCTTCATTGTCGACATTGCTGGACCTATTGCTACCATTGCATCACCAAGATCATGTATGGTGGTGAGGCGCAATTGTACTTGTTCTAATGCCATTCTTGCATTGCCTAGCATCTTTGTGACTTTGCGTATTTCAGCTAGTTCGTTTGATAAGACACGACTTGCACTTGTATCATGCTGTTGCATAGCAGCTACGATTCGTTTGAATAGTTGAGCGTCACGTTCGTGCAACTTGTTTAACATTGAATCCATTTTTGAGATTTGCAATTGCAGTTTGTTGACTGCGGTTTGAATTCTTGGTTTCAATGCACCCTGTGGCTTGACAGAGTCTCGAAGTTTGTCTGCCACACTTGCAGTTTCCTGACGTGCCCAATTTTTCTCGAAGCCGGTCATGCGGGATCGTTTATGATTTAATTCTTAATTGGGGTAGTGCAGAATAATCAACTATAGAGTAAATTTAGCTAACAAAGCGTAAATTCCAAGGGGGTGTACAGCTGATCATGGGCAAGATTGTAGTGTTTGATTCCGGATTAGGATCACTGTCTGTAATACAAGCAATTCGGAAAACCACCAAGGCAGACATTGTTTATTTTGCTGATCAGAAAAACTATCCATATGGAACAAAAAATACCAGAGAACTTGGGAAAATAATTGAATACACAATCCACACATTACAGGAAAAATTTAATCCAGACATCATAGTTGTTGGCTCTAATACCCCAACCGTTTTGTTTCCAGATCTGTTTACAAATGATACCATATTGGGAGTGTCTCCTCCCCTACCTGATGCCATAAAATACACCAAAACAGGATCTATTGCGGTTCTTGGAACTTTGGCTACAATAAATAGCAGACATCTAAACAATCAGATCACTAATACAATCCCAAAAAATATTTTGATAACTAAAATAGATTCTACGGAATTAATTGATCTTGTTGAAGCTGGGAAATTCCTTAATGATATAAAATATTGCAAAAGCAAAATAAAAAATGTTCTAAAAAATATTTTTTCTTTAAAAAAAATTGATGTTGCAACTCTATCCAGTACACATCTACCATTTCTTGACTCATTACTCAAAGAAATGTTTCCAAACATTCTTTTTTTGGATCCGGCCGTATCTGTTGCACAACAAATTCTAAAAAATAAAAAATTTCATCCATCACAAAAAAACTCATTGAACATCTATGCTTCAGGCAATGTAAAAAATCTCCAAACTAAGTTAGAAAAATTACAAATTAAAAATAAAATTCATCATCTAGAGTTTTGATCATATTTTTTGTTTGATCAAAAATCAAGCCCAAAATAATTTTTTTCCAAAAATATTTCTAGATCTCAGATCAAAAATAAAAACACCATTCTGGTATCGTTCTAGCTTGGTTTTGCCATACTGGCACTAGGTTTTTCTTCAAAATTCCTCATTGCTTATGTCAATTTTTTGCTGATCAATCACTGTAAATGTCAAGAAAAATCGAATCATCATTTGCTGATTTTCTAGTGTCGACAGCACTGTATTCCCAAAAATCAACTCTGATGTTTTCAAAAAAATCGGAGTGAAAAATTTGAATAATCTGAAATTAATTTCTGCAACTTTAGTTTTGGTACTTTTGATTTCATCCTTTTCATCATCATATGGAATAATTGAAAAATTTGAAAATCACGAAAAAACAGAATTAACTAACAATGTTCAACAAGTCAGATCGATAAACCCCTCATTCAACATATTGCTTAGCATTAATGATCCTACATTAAAAATTAAAAATCAAGAACTTGTTGTTGTCTTGCACAAAACTCCGACAGTATCCCGTAATTTGATCCTCCATGAAGGAATCATAGTTTCCAATGCAAAGGAAGACGGTAGCTCTATTGTATTGTTAAAACATGATTTCAATAAAGCTATACTTCAAAGAATTTTCAATGATCGGAAATATTTGCTTGATGATAGTATAGGTCTACCGTTATATTATGATACAGATACTCAGATATACAAGAGTATAGGTGCCTACCTATCTGACCAAATTCCTGAATTCCTTTTATTTAATTTTGATCAAAAAATTCTTGATCAGTTTTTAGTCTTACCATTACTGACTGATCGTCTGTCAGAAAAATCTGATCTTGATTATTTCTACAATATAAGGAACACTCTATTATCTGCCACTGGTACAGCTCTGCACCCATCTGGGCCATTGCTTATTTTATTTGCCTTTTCGGCATTTGCTGTCATTATTAGATCCGAAGATCCTAAATCACAAATTCATGATTATAAAAAGCTTTTATCATCTGTTTTCATGTTATTACTAATTTCATCTGCAGTCGTTACTCCATTGTCTATAGCAGATTCGTATTACGCACACGCAGAACCCTACTCTAATTCTACTACAGAGCTAGGCTCATCTAATGTCTATTCATCCGTTAATGCTACCACTCAGGCAGTTAATGACCCACAGCTCAGCCCATTGGAGTTCAATAATTACACATCCATAGAGACACAATCACAAAATGCCACCCAAACCATCACCAATTCCACCATAACCGTCCCATCCAATGCCACCCAAACCATCACCAATTCCACCATAACCGTCCCATCCAATGCCACCCAAACCATCACCAATTCCACCATAACCGTCCCATCCAATGCCACCCAAACCATCACCAATTCCACATTCACAAACTCTACAATCCAGACTCCAACCCAGTCATGGAGCTTTAACAGCATCGTCAATGGATCGCAGTTTGTAGGAGATGTTCAGCTAAATCAGACTGGAATTACATTAGATGGTGGTTTTATCCGATCAAACGGAACCCAGACAGCAAATATGACAGGACTGTCAATTACCGCCTGGATAAATCCAGATTATTCCAATGCGGCATCTTCAATGACCATAATATCAAAAGAGAACGCCTTTGAGCTTACACTAAACAACAATCTCATTCCACAGAGAACAGCAATCTTTTCTGTCTTTGATGGCATACGATGGCACCAAGTTCAGACCATTACCCAAATAGGCGAAAACTGGTCACACATTGCAGCAACATTCAATGGAACCAACATTGCAATATACACAAACGGCACCATATCCAGCACTACAAAAACAACCAACACAATATCATTAAACGACGCAGGAATAATCCAACAGGCCGTTCCAGAGATATCAAACTCTGAATCAGATGTAGTAATTGGCGCAACACTAGATACACGAGCAATAGATGCAGCAGAAAACGCATTCTCTGGAAGTATAGATCAGGTCCAAATCTATGACAAATATCTTACAGCAGAACAAGTAATGCAAATCTACATCCAAACCTTACCATTGATTTTGACTAAATCAATTGTAAACCAAACAATACCAGTAATCTTACCACCAGTAAACTTGCTAAACAATACAAACATCAATGGAACACTGAACACAAACGCAACTGAAATTATCATAATTCCTCCACAAGCAGTAAACCAAACCAAACAAATGACAGTATCTGCATGGATAATTCCACAATATGAAAAGACATCAGATGAGCTCACAGTAATCTCAAAAGAAAACTCATTTGCACTATCTGTTAACAATGCACTAGATCCTCGTCACACTGCCAAATTTACAGTCTTTGATGGTATCCGATGGACAGATTTGTTTGGCAGAAACCAAATAAACAGCCTCACTCTGATCACAGCAGTAGTCAACAACACACAGATCTCACTATACATCAATGGAACCTTGCATGATTCAAAGGAAATTCCGGACTCTATCATAATCTCAGATGGTGCGCTCACTCTGACCCCTGCAGAAGTGGCAAACTCTGGCTCTGAAATTATTGTTGGTGCATATCAATCCACACTACGAGGTGAATCACAACTAACAAACAAGTTTTCTGGAACAATCCAAGAGCCCCTGATCTACCCAAGAGCATTATCGGATTCTGAAATTAAAGAACTTTACATTGTAAACCTACCACAAGAAATCACAATCTCTCTTTTCGAATCCATGGAAGTTTTCATTGATGTACAAAACTTATCATCTGATGTTAATGGCACCATCAAATTTGATGAAGCATTTGGACTTGGGGATCATGTGCAAATTACACTAAACCAGGCATCTGAGCAAACCAAATCAACAATTCTAATTGATGAGCGAGGAAAAGACTACCACAAAGTAGAGTTCACAAACGGAACTGGTTATGTTGAGCTTGGTCTTCCAGAATGGGTTTATGATAATTCGACAAATAAGTTTGTAGACAGCATTGCAACAGAAACAAACTCAGACATTGTTGTGGATTCTATGCAGATTCCATTCAAGTTTGATAAAACAGATTGCTCTGCATCAATATTTGAGCAAGGAAGAATGAACAAGAATCTTGCTCGCATAATTGACAAATATTACTGGAAAGTGATGGAGTCAAGCGATGGTTCTAACTGGAATGAAAGCCCAGTAAACAATGCAATCTGCTCTGTTACCAAGATAGAAAACTCCACAGGCTTGTTCATCAATGCAGTACGAGAAAATAAGCACTCACAGTTCATCACCATTTTTGGTAAGAAAGTCGATCAACCACTAGAAGTATTCCTATACTATACCAACAAGGACATAAACGCAACAAGCACAAAGATTGGGTTCGTTTCTCACATGCAAGGAATTGATACTGACGAAATTGATCTTGGCGATGAGCAGCTAGCAACAGATACCAAAGTGCAAGAAAAGAAGATCAAAAAACAACTAAAGAAGCTGCTTAACAAAAACGACAAAGACGATAATTTAGACACACTAAAAGAGCTCAAATCATCCCAAAAATCAACCAAACTCAAGGCATCTTTGTCCAAGGAATTTGCGATAAACCGAGAGGGCAAAAAATCATTGCTCTTTGATTATTCAAAAGCACACAAAGAATTCAAACAAGTCCATATTGAAAACAAAAATGGCAAACTGGAAACAGTAGTTGAATTCCTTGACTCTGCACAAGTAGCAGAACCTGGAGAGACAATCTTCCTTGATCCGGTGTTTGGCTTCTCTACTGGCACTAATATCCTAATAACAACCTCTGGTGCAACTGGTACTAGCTGTCCTACCCCAACTACCAAGCAATCTGCTGTGGGATCACCGCTTCTCAGAATTAGACAATCTACTTCGGCCACAAGTCCTGCATGTTCACGTATAGCCACTGAATGGAACATCTCGACCATCCCAGATGATGCAATCATCCAAGATACCAGAATGCGCTTTGATATCAGTGCTGTTGCGGGAGGAGGAAGGAGTGTTGACATTAACTCAATGGAGCTAAGCCCTGTAACCATAACATCTCCTGGAACAATTTGGACTGATATTGGAAACGGTACCACATTTGCATCAAATCTCTTAAACAGTACTACAACAGGAACTGATAAAACATCTGATTTGGGGGCTAGCGCAGATACTGACCTACAAAACAATCTTGTGAGTGATTGGTGGGCAGTGGGAATCAAGGCCAACAGTGAAACAAGAGATGGAACTCTACACACAAGCACATTCACAGGAATAGAGCTTCGAGTCCAATACCAAAGAAGTGCTTCTATGACACAAAATCTAGGAATTACAGATGTACTCATAAAGACCACAACAAAACGACTCACAGAAAATCTTGGATTCACAACCGCTGTTTTAGCAACAAAGAGAAAAACACTCACAGAAAACCTTGGAATCCTTGATACTATTACCAACAATGCAATTATCACTGTAACCAAATCTGTTACGGAAAACCTTGGCATGACAGATACTCTAACAACTACTGTTTCTAGAACACGTTCACTCACAGAGAACTTAGGCGTTACTGATAATGTATTTGCATCAACATCATCATTTTCAAAAACACTCACAGAAAACCTTGGCATGGAATCCAATGCAATCTCAGCCTCAACTAAACTAAAAACTCTTACAGAAAGCTTGGGAACGACAGATATAACAACAACAACCTCTACCAAAACACAATCACTCACAGAGAATTTTGGCATCAGAGATAACATTTCTACTTCACCACTAATTTCACTCACAGAAAGACTAGGTATAACAACTACAGCTACTGCATCGCTGACAAACAAAGCCATTCAGGAAAACCTTGGCATGACAGATCAAGTATCGACAAGAATATCCAAACTCTCACTCACAGAGAACCTCGGAATAGTTGACACCAGAATCTGTGAAATCTGTCTCACTCAAACTCAGCATGCATATGTAGAGCAGACAACCAGACAAACAAGTACCAGCACATCCTATGTTGACATTTCTGGCGCCACCATCAGCTCATCTAGCTTTACTGCTGGCAAAAAATACCTCTTAGTGTTTACTGCCTTAGTTGATGGAAATAATGTAAATGGCAACTTTGGAATCCAGGCAGTACATGGTGCAACGGCATTCACAGGCAGTGAGATGATAGTCGAACCACAAACAACCACTACAAGAACCACCTATCACTGGTTTACCGTATGGACTGCAGAATCAGGCCAAGATGTAAAATTACAATTCAGGACACTAATCGGTACAGACACAGTTGGTGCGGATCAAATCACCATGTTTGCACTAAACCTAAGCGATGATCTAGTTGAAGACCAGGACTGGAAATATGTCACAAACACAACACCGGCATCACTATCCACCACATTTGGCTCTCGCGCAAGTGCCACAATTACCCCAAGCACTCCGGGTGAAGACTGGCTAGTCATGGGAACTGCAACCCACACCGGATTTGCAAGTGGTGATGATCTTAACATCAGACTTGCAAGAAGCGGAGAGGCAACATCAAGCCAGCCGGACTTTAGACAAGAAACAGAAGACCTTACAAACGATATAATGCTCCACTCCCCATTCAGGGTATTCAATCTGGGTAGCGCCTCAAACACATTCACAGTAGAAAGTGCATCAGTTGGCGGAAGCAGTGGAACCCATCAGTCTAGTGCCATATTCCTCATAAACCTAGACAAATTCAAGCAAGACTATTCCAGCTACACAGAGGCAAACCTGGATCTTTCCGCAACCAACTATGCAACCGAAGTACAAACACTGTCTGCAACCATTGCATGTCCTGCAGACGTGTGGGCAATGGGTACATTTGCAACCGACATGAACACTGCAGGCATCTACACCAAGGGCAGACTGCAAATAAACAACCTGGATAGCCCTGCAACTCAGACCACTGACAGCTACCAGCAAGGGGACTCGTGGGTCGGAACGGATGAGCTTCCACTGCAATACCAAGCAGTAGCAAATCTGTCTGTTGGCACCCACACAATAGACCTCGATGCATCAACAGAGGCAGCAACATCTGGCCGTTCAGCAGAAGACAGACAACTCTTTGTCATATCATTGGTGCCAAAGAACCGTCTCAACCTAAAGGCTCTAACAGAGAACTTGGGAGTAACTGGCACTACTACTGGAACATTTTCAAAATCCTTTACAGAGAACTTGGGAATTACATCTCAAACTGATATTGCCAAGAAACAATCACTCACAGAAAACTTAGGAATGACATCTCAAGCAGCTACTACAGGAGTAAAGTTACTCACAGAGAATCTAGGAATGACAGATAACACAATAAGATCTTCTACTAGATCAATAACTGAAAATCTAGGAGTTACAGACGTATCCGTAGCTTCTGTATCTAAATATCTAATCTCATTCACAGAAAACCTTGGCATAACTAGTGCTACAAGAAACTCAGCTACAATCTCACTCACAGAAAACTTGGGAATGACATCTCAAGCAGCTACTACAGGAGTAAAGTTACTCACAGAGAATCTAGGAATGACTGCAACTGCAGAGCAACAACGTGCAGTGCTCTTACAAGAAAACCTTGGTATCCTTGACACCATGACTGTCACCAGAACACAATCACTCACAGAGAACCTCGGAATAGTTGACACCAGAATCTGTGAAATCTGTCTCACTCAAACTCAGCATGCATATGTAGAGCAGACAACCAGACAAACAAGCACCAGCACATCCTATGTTGACATTTCTGGCGCCACCATCAGCTCATCTAGCTTTACTGCTGGCAAAAAATACCTCTTGGTGTTAACCGCACAAGTTGACGGAAGTGATAGCAATGGCAATTTCGGAATCCAAACAGTGCACGGAAGCACAGCATTCACAGGTAGCGAAATGGTAGTAGAGCCACAAACAACCACTACAAGAACCACCTATCACTGGTTCACTGTGTGGACTGCAGTGGCAAGCGAGGATGTAAAGCTCCAATTCAGAACACTTTCTGGAACCCATACCGTAGGAGCAGACCAAATCACCATGTTTGCACTAAACCTAAGCGATGATCTAGTTGAAGATCAGGACTGGAAATATGTCACAAACACAACACCGGCATCACTATCCACCACATTTGGCTCTCGCGCAAGTACCA belongs to Candidatus Nitrosotenuis cloacae and includes:
- a CDS encoding LamG domain-containing protein, whose protein sequence is MLLLISSAVVTPLSIADSYYAHAEPYSNSTTELGSSNVYSSVNATTQAVNDPQLSPLEFNNYTSIETQSQNATQTITNSTITVPSNATQTITNSTITVPSNATQTITNSTITVPSNATQTITNSTFTNSTIQTPTQSWSFNSIVNGSQFVGDVQLNQTGITLDGGFIRSNGTQTANMTGLSITAWINPDYSNAASSMTIISKENAFELTLNNNLIPQRTAIFSVFDGIRWHQVQTITQIGENWSHIAATFNGTNIAIYTNGTISSTTKTTNTISLNDAGIIQQAVPEISNSESDVVIGATLDTRAIDAAENAFSGSIDQVQIYDKYLTAEQVMQIYIQTLPLILTKSIVNQTIPVILPPVNLLNNTNINGTLNTNATEIIIIPPQAVNQTKQMTVSAWIIPQYEKTSDELTVISKENSFALSVNNALDPRHTAKFTVFDGIRWTDLFGRNQINSLTLITAVVNNTQISLYINGTLHDSKEIPDSIIISDGALTLTPAEVANSGSEIIVGAYQSTLRGESQLTNKFSGTIQEPLIYPRALSDSEIKELYIVNLPQEITISLFESMEVFIDVQNLSSDVNGTIKFDEAFGLGDHVQITLNQASEQTKSTILIDERGKDYHKVEFTNGTGYVELGLPEWVYDNSTNKFVDSIATETNSDIVVDSMQIPFKFDKTDCSASIFEQGRMNKNLARIIDKYYWKVMESSDGSNWNESPVNNAICSVTKIENSTGLFINAVRENKHSQFITIFGKKVDQPLEVFLYYTNKDINATSTKIGFVSHMQGIDTDEIDLGDEQLATDTKVQEKKIKKQLKKLLNKNDKDDNLDTLKELKSSQKSTKLKASLSKEFAINREGKKSLLFDYSKAHKEFKQVHIENKNGKLETVVEFLDSAQVAEPGETIFLDPVFGFSTGTNILITTSGATGTSCPTPTTKQSAVGSPLLRIRQSTSATSPACSRIATEWNISTIPDDAIIQDTRMRFDISAVAGGGRSVDINSMELSPVTITSPGTIWTDIGNGTTFASNLLNSTTTGTDKTSDLGASADTDLQNNLVSDWWAVGIKANSETRDGTLHTSTFTGIELRVQYQRSASMTQNLGITDVLIKTTTKRLTENLGFTTAVLATKRKTLTENLGILDTITNNAIITVTKSVTENLGMTDTLTTTVSRTRSLTENLGVTDNVFASTSSFSKTLTENLGMESNAISASTKLKTLTESLGTTDITTTTSTKTQSLTENFGIRDNISTSPLISLTERLGITTTATASLTNKAIQENLGMTDQVSTRISKLSLTENLGIVDTRICEICLTQTQHAYVEQTTRQTSTSTSYVDISGATISSSSFTAGKKYLLVFTALVDGNNVNGNFGIQAVHGATAFTGSEMIVEPQTTTTRTTYHWFTVWTAESGQDVKLQFRTLIGTDTVGADQITMFALNLSDDLVEDQDWKYVTNTTPASLSTTFGSRASATITPSTPGEDWLVMGTATHTGFASGDDLNIRLARSGEATSSQPDFRQETEDLTNDIMLHSPFRVFNLGSASNTFTVESASVGGSSGTHQSSAIFLINLDKFKQDYSSYTEANLDLSATNYATEVQTLSATIACPADVWAMGTFATDMNTAGIYTKGRLQINNLDSPATQTTDSYQQGDSWVGTDELPLQYQAVANLSVGTHTIDLDASTEAATSGRSAEDRQLFVISLVPKNRLNLKALTENLGVTGTTTGTFSKSFTENLGITSQTDIAKKQSLTENLGMTSQAATTGVKLLTENLGMTDNTIRSSTRSITENLGVTDVSVASVSKYLISFTENLGITSATRNSATISLTENLGMTSQAATTGVKLLTENLGMTATAEQQRAVLLQENLGILDTMTVTRTQSLTENLGIVDTRICEICLTQTQHAYVEQTTRQTSTSTSYVDISGATISSSSFTAGKKYLLVLTAQVDGSDSNGNFGIQTVHGSTAFTGSEMVVEPQTTTTRTTYHWFTVWTAVASEDVKLQFRTLSGTHTVGADQITMFALNLSDDLVEDQDWKYVTNTTPASLSTTFGSRASTTIAPSITGEDWLVMGTATHTGIPVGRQIDIRLARSGEATSDQPEFIQDVEDQTNDVMLHSPFRVFNLGAASNTFTVESAVNTGTIGTHQSSAIFLINLDKFKQDYASYTEANLDRSATNYATEVQALSATIAWPADVWAMGTFATDMNTAGIYTKGRLQINNLDSPATQTTDSYQQGDSWAGTDELPLQYQAVANLSVDTHTIDLDASTEAATSGRSAEDRQLFVISLVPKNRLDLKALTENLGVLDNISNTITVSLTENLGVLDTVAPTRTQSRTENLGSLDTVATPRTQSLSDNLGMTDQVATT
- a CDS encoding Snf7 family protein → MTGFEKNWARQETASVADKLRDSVKPQGALKPRIQTAVNKLQLQISKMDSMLNKLHERDAQLFKRIVAAMQQHDTSASRVLSNELAEIRKVTKMLGNARMALEQVQLRLTTIHDLGDAMVAIGPAMSTMKGLKSSLGRFMPEADAELNSMTQTLSGLMMDSLAGDAFNVGSDVSSEETEKILQEASAIAEQQIGDRFPSVPSPSGLSSQSSSSTYE
- a CDS encoding glutamate racemase produces the protein MGKIVVFDSGLGSLSVIQAIRKTTKADIVYFADQKNYPYGTKNTRELGKIIEYTIHTLQEKFNPDIIVVGSNTPTVLFPDLFTNDTILGVSPPLPDAIKYTKTGSIAVLGTLATINSRHLNNQITNTIPKNILITKIDSTELIDLVEAGKFLNDIKYCKSKIKNVLKNIFSLKKIDVATLSSTHLPFLDSLLKEMFPNILFLDPAVSVAQQILKNKKFHPSQKNSLNIYASGNVKNLQTKLEKLQIKNKIHHLEF